A window of Kangiella sp. TOML190 genomic DNA:
AAATGGGCGAACATTGACCAGCTTTTTTCATCGCCGCTGGCGCTTTCTGTATCTAAGACTTCCGCTTCGCCCTCAATCACTCTTTCTTGCTGCGCATGCTCGTTAGCTTGTTCACTCTCTGCGCTAGCACTGTCGACCGCTTCCACGTTTTCAGTAGCATTTTCGGTAGCCGCTGGTTTTTTATCTTTATCTGACATTCGCTTTATTTCTCCGCGTTTCATAATTTACGGTTTTAGATTAGCAAAGAAACTTATTTCAAAATGTAACCAAGAGTGATAGGAATTGACGATAAAATGCTGCTGCCAATTGCATTAGCCAGTATTAACTAACACATTGATTTGTATAAGTTTTTTGTGAAACCTTCTTGTTTGCTAAAAAATAAAAGCAAGCAGCTCAATTAGTAAAACCTAGATAAACCTTTGATTTATATGGAAATATTAAACAGGAAAATAATTGGCGAGATCCAAAATGACGCCGCAATGCGATAAGCTATTGTTTTTGCTGGTTATTTTTGGAGTATTTCTACTTCCGCGCCAACTGCGACAGGTAATTGCCCCGAGATACTAAGTAGCGCAGTGAAAATCATTAATATAACTATTAACTTTGGTAGTCCGCTAAACTGAAACATGAACCATACTGCCGGAGCGATTGGCGGCCTTGCAAAAATGCCAATTCGATTACAAAGGCAAAGCCCGCGATTTCTCCGCCTAATTGCTGCACCAATTGCGCACTTGCAATTGCAGTACCTCCCGTTGCTAACAAGTCATCATGAATCAGCACTCTATCACCAGCTTTTATCGCATCTTTATGTATCTCTAAACAAGCCGTTCCATACTCTAAATCATAGTCTACTTGAATAGTATCGGCGGGTAGCTTACCTTTTTTGCGGATCAAGACGAAGGGAAGCCCTAAGGCGCGCGCCAAAGAAGGTCCGAATAAAAATCCGCGCGAATCAATACCGACTATGGCACTTAAGTTTAATGGTCTAGCATGTTCAATTAGCGCTGTAAGAATTTGTTGGGATACTTTTGCATCCAACAGTAGCGGCGTTATATCTTTAAAAGAAATTCCAGCTTTTGGAAAATCTGCGACTTCACGGACATTAGCTTTTACAAGCGTTTCGATATCAATGGACTGGCTGCTCATAATACAATTTTTTACATAACAACTTCAGTTATAATGCGCACATAATACCGCAAGCTCAGTCTTAAAGTGAAAAGTTAATCATGAAAAACATTCTAATTTATGTCGCCATGCAGTCCGAAGCGCAACCGATCATTGAGGCCTTAGATTTAACCATCACTTCTTTACTACCTAAGGCTTTACCCATGCAAACTTTTGCGGGCAAG
This region includes:
- a CDS encoding adenine phosphoribosyltransferase is translated as MSSQSIDIETLVKANVREVADFPKAGISFKDITPLLLDAKVSQQILTALIEHARPLNLSAIVGIDSRGFLFGPSLARALGLPFVLIRKKGKLPADTIQVDYDLEYGTACLEIHKDAIKAGDRVLIHDDLLATGGTAIASAQLVQQLGGEIAGFAFVIELAFLQGRQSLRQYGSCFSLADYQS